One region of Peribacillus simplex genomic DNA includes:
- a CDS encoding Na(+)/H(+) antiporter subunit B gives MKQNDLILQTVTKVAAFVILLFAVAIFLGGHYSPGGGFVGGLMTSAAIVLLLLAFDIKTVAGILPIDYKLMIGSGLLISSLTVAGGLFFGVPLMTHVYQYIDLPLLGHISLHTAVLFDLGVYLVVVGVTMTIIQTIGESE, from the coding sequence ATGAAGCAAAATGACCTGATTCTTCAAACGGTTACGAAAGTCGCCGCCTTTGTTATCTTGCTTTTTGCGGTAGCCATCTTTTTAGGGGGGCATTATTCGCCAGGAGGCGGGTTTGTCGGCGGTTTAATGACTTCAGCTGCCATAGTCTTGCTGTTGCTCGCTTTCGACATTAAAACCGTCGCAGGCATCTTGCCGATTGACTATAAGCTAATGATTGGTTCAGGCTTGCTCATATCAAGCCTGACTGTTGCCGGCGGGTTATTTTTCGGGGTGCCGCTCATGACACATGTATATCAATATATCGATTTGCCTCTTCTTGGGCACATCTCGCTTCATACCGCGGTACTGTTTGATCTGGGTGTTTATCTTGTGGTTGTTGGTGTAACGATGACCATTATTCAAACGATAGGGGAGAGTGAATAA
- a CDS encoding Na(+)/H(+) antiporter subunit C, which produces MELLMAIVIGILFMCATYLMLSKSILRIIIGTGLLSHGAHLLILTMGGLKGDSVPLLSDKVASYVDPLPQALILTAIVISFGVTSFLLVLAYRTYQELGTDDMEEMRGTETNE; this is translated from the coding sequence ATGGAACTTTTAATGGCCATTGTCATTGGAATACTATTTATGTGTGCGACCTATTTAATGCTTTCAAAAAGCATTTTAAGAATCATAATCGGTACTGGGCTGCTCAGTCACGGCGCCCACCTTTTGATTTTGACGATGGGCGGCCTGAAAGGCGATTCCGTTCCATTGCTAAGTGATAAAGTTGCATCCTATGTCGATCCGCTTCCGCAAGCGCTTATCTTGACTGCGATCGTCATTAGTTTCGGAGTCACATCATTTCTGCTGGTTCTAGCTTACCGGACCTACCAGGAACTCGGTACGGATGACATGGAAGAAATGAGAGGTACGGAAACGAATGAATAA
- a CDS encoding Na+/H+ antiporter subunit D, which produces MNNLTFMPVLWPLFTAIFLIFFSKKIKLQRGISLFSSLIGIAISLYLVFSVHTHGILTLGVGSWDAPFGIVIVADMLSSLLALTTNIIGFAILLYSFYSIGEERERHYYYPVFQFLLIGVNGAFLTGDLFNLFVFFEVMLMASYVLLVLGGTKIQLRESLKYIIVNVLSSSFFVIMVAYLYSVLGTLNMADISQRIAEVNQPGIISVIAIGFLIVFGLKGAIFPLFQWLPGSYYAPPIPVMALFGALLTKVGIYSIFRTYTLMFYHDQDFTHTFLAILAILTIIIGVIGAIAYWDVKKIIIYNIIIAVGVIIFGISIMNEQALSGSILYIIHDMLIKAALFLLVGIMIKISGSDDLRDMGGLIKRYPALAWTFFIAAISLAGIPPFSGFAGKLLILQGAAEKGAYFGMAVVLLSSLMVLYSVMKIFMNGFWGTPKADYALTNNTVNKMLVPAVLLVIISVLFGVGTESIYPFITQAAETLINPDIYIKAVLKE; this is translated from the coding sequence ATGAATAATCTTACTTTCATGCCTGTTTTATGGCCGCTTTTCACAGCCATCTTTCTTATTTTCTTTTCAAAAAAAATCAAGCTGCAAAGAGGGATATCCCTTTTTTCCTCTCTTATAGGAATTGCGATTTCCCTTTATCTAGTGTTCTCGGTTCATACTCATGGGATCTTGACTCTCGGTGTCGGCAGCTGGGATGCGCCTTTCGGGATCGTGATCGTCGCAGACATGCTTTCTTCGCTGCTGGCCCTGACCACGAATATCATTGGATTTGCCATACTGCTTTACTCGTTTTACTCCATAGGTGAAGAACGTGAAAGACACTATTATTATCCTGTATTTCAATTCTTGCTGATTGGTGTTAACGGTGCCTTCCTTACGGGGGATCTTTTCAATCTATTCGTCTTCTTCGAAGTCATGCTGATGGCTTCTTACGTACTGCTTGTACTGGGAGGGACGAAAATCCAACTGAGGGAATCATTGAAGTATATCATCGTCAATGTGCTTTCCTCTTCCTTTTTCGTCATCATGGTGGCGTACCTTTATTCAGTTCTAGGTACATTGAACATGGCGGATATCAGCCAAAGGATAGCGGAGGTAAACCAGCCTGGAATCATCTCGGTGATTGCAATTGGCTTCTTGATCGTTTTCGGTTTGAAGGGAGCTATTTTCCCGCTTTTCCAATGGCTCCCAGGATCCTATTATGCTCCACCAATTCCGGTGATGGCACTATTCGGGGCATTGCTGACAAAGGTCGGGATATATTCCATTTTCAGGACCTATACACTCATGTTTTACCATGACCAGGATTTCACCCATACTTTCCTTGCGATACTTGCGATCTTGACCATCATCATCGGTGTCATTGGTGCGATAGCCTATTGGGATGTTAAAAAAATCATCATTTACAATATCATCATCGCCGTCGGGGTTATCATTTTCGGCATCTCCATCATGAATGAACAGGCCTTATCGGGCTCCATCCTATATATCATTCATGACATGCTGATCAAGGCTGCGCTCTTCCTGCTGGTTGGCATCATGATCAAAATCAGCGGATCGGATGATTTACGGGATATGGGCGGCTTGATCAAGCGATACCCGGCCCTTGCATGGACTTTCTTCATAGCTGCCATATCATTGGCGGGAATACCACCGTTCAGCGGTTTTGCAGGTAAGCTTTTGATTCTTCAGGGAGCTGCAGAAAAAGGGGCCTACTTTGGAATGGCCGTTGTCTTACTTTCTAGCTTGATGGTTCTATATTCCGTTATGAAAATATTCATGAATGGCTTCTGGGGAACCCCAAAAGCTGATTATGCCTTAACTAATAATACGGTGAATAAAATGCTGGTTCCTGCCGTCCTCCTTGTTATCATTTCCGTTTTATTCGGAGTAGGAACAGAATCGATTTACCCATTCATTACACAAGCTGCAGAAACATTAATCAATCCCGATATTTATATTAAAGCGGTTTTAAAGGAGTAG
- a CDS encoding Na+/H+ antiporter subunit E, with amino-acid sequence MSFQILLNVFLAFIWMFLKNEFNGSTFIIGYVLGLGIMFVFRHFFNDRFYLNRVNAVVQLLLIFARELFLSNVSVLKVVLKPNLDMRPGIFAFETALTKDWEITILSNLITLTPGTLVVEVSEDNRILYIHAMDIADKEEAVDSIKNTFEKAIMEVSK; translated from the coding sequence ATGTCATTCCAAATTTTACTGAATGTGTTCCTTGCGTTTATCTGGATGTTTTTGAAAAATGAGTTTAACGGGAGCACTTTTATCATCGGATATGTATTGGGGCTCGGCATCATGTTCGTCTTCCGTCATTTTTTCAATGACCGTTTTTACCTGAACAGGGTGAATGCCGTCGTTCAATTGCTGCTTATATTCGCAAGGGAACTCTTCCTTTCCAACGTTAGCGTCCTTAAGGTCGTGCTTAAACCGAACCTTGATATGAGACCTGGCATATTCGCATTCGAAACCGCGCTAACTAAGGATTGGGAAATTACGATACTATCGAATTTAATTACACTGACACCAGGAACACTTGTCGTTGAAGTATCGGAGGATAATCGGATTCTTTATATCCATGCGATGGATATTGCCGACAAAGAAGAAGCCGTGGACAGCATTAAAAATACATTTGAAAAGGCGATCATGGAGGTGAGCAAATAA
- a CDS encoding Na(+)/H(+) antiporter subunit F1 — protein MFDLILKIALLGVSLSMIGFLYRLIKGPSVPDRVVALDAMGINLIAIVALVSIVMDTSAYLEAILLLGILSFIGTVAFAKFLEKGEIIENDRNR, from the coding sequence ATGTTCGATCTTATACTTAAAATCGCGTTGCTCGGTGTTTCGCTTTCCATGATAGGATTCTTATACCGTTTAATCAAAGGGCCTTCTGTACCGGATCGGGTCGTCGCGCTCGATGCGATGGGAATAAATCTTATCGCAATCGTTGCACTTGTATCCATTGTCATGGATACAAGCGCTTATCTGGAAGCCATTCTTCTGCTCGGAATCCTATCTTTCATCGGAACGGTCGCTTTCGCCAAATTCCTTGAGAAAGGGGAGATTATCGAAAATGACCGCAATCGTTGA
- the mnhG gene encoding monovalent cation/H(+) antiporter subunit G, translating into MTAIVEILSALFLLMGVFLFLVSAFGVIRLPDVYTRNHAASKSSTLGIMFILIGTLLYFYYKHSLFDFRVVLAIIFIFMTSPVAGHLINRSAYHSGVKMWDRSVQDDLRKTR; encoded by the coding sequence ATGACCGCAATCGTTGAAATACTTTCAGCCTTATTCCTTTTAATGGGGGTCTTTCTCTTTTTAGTCTCGGCTTTCGGAGTCATCCGTCTGCCCGACGTCTATACAAGAAATCACGCTGCCTCAAAAAGCTCGACACTTGGAATCATGTTCATCCTGATTGGCACCTTGTTATATTTTTATTATAAACATAGCCTTTTCGATTTCCGGGTCGTGCTCGCGATCATCTTTATCTTCATGACCAGCCCTGTTGCCGGGCATTTAATCAATCGCTCGGCTTACCATTCAGGCGTCAAAATGTGGGATCGAAGTGTACAGGATGATTTAAGGAAAACCAGGTGA
- a CDS encoding MOSC domain-containing protein, which translates to MLVGHIQEITRHPVKSFTGEQVQKTKVMDYGLYGDRSHAFKDKHGKFLTITQVPEMVRYQAVFSGEETLEQYPEIKVKTPSGNVLAWGEEAFKEEMERLLKQEATSVVYPPAHIPFGAIEEENILLVSDASIGELKKLWGKEVDGRRFRQNLVLSLVDKTPFLEERWFGKRILIGNDVELEIKRHCERCMIITVNPSDSQRDPSLLKTVVKERNNHFGVYASVIRTGEISLGDQVFLKD; encoded by the coding sequence ATGCTGGTTGGTCATATACAAGAAATCACCCGCCATCCTGTAAAATCATTCACCGGTGAGCAGGTACAGAAAACGAAGGTGATGGACTATGGGCTATATGGAGATCGCAGTCATGCCTTTAAAGACAAGCACGGGAAGTTCCTAACGATAACCCAAGTTCCTGAAATGGTCCGTTATCAAGCTGTTTTTTCTGGTGAGGAAACCCTGGAACAATATCCGGAAATAAAAGTGAAGACCCCTTCAGGAAACGTGCTGGCTTGGGGTGAAGAGGCCTTTAAGGAGGAAATGGAACGGTTGTTGAAACAGGAGGCAACATCCGTTGTTTATCCGCCTGCACATATCCCGTTCGGTGCGATTGAGGAAGAAAACATCCTGCTTGTCAGTGATGCCTCGATTGGCGAATTGAAAAAGCTTTGGGGAAAAGAAGTGGATGGCAGGAGATTCAGGCAAAATTTGGTGCTATCTTTAGTGGACAAAACACCCTTTTTAGAAGAGCGATGGTTCGGAAAAAGGATTCTGATTGGAAATGATGTAGAATTAGAGATAAAAAGGCATTGTGAGCGTTGTATGATCATAACAGTCAATCCAAGCGATTCCCAAAGGGATCCATCACTTTTGAAAACTGTCGTCAAGGAAAGGAACAATCATTTTGGCGTATATGCCTCGGTCATTCGAACGGGTGAAATCAGTTTAGGGGACCAAGTATTTTTAAAGGATTGA
- a CDS encoding hotdog fold thioesterase: protein MERNIESSLIGTLGIEMKEIGDGKVIATMPVDERTRQPYGLLHGGASVALAESVASFGGIQLVDRTKQAVVGLEINANHVRSVRSGLVTAEGNIIHRGKTTMVWDVKIRDEEDRLICISRCTLAVIDLPK, encoded by the coding sequence ATGGAGAGAAATATTGAAAGTTCTTTGATAGGCACGCTTGGGATAGAAATGAAGGAAATCGGTGATGGGAAAGTCATTGCGACGATGCCGGTGGATGAACGAACTAGGCAGCCGTATGGATTATTGCATGGGGGGGCGTCCGTTGCCCTTGCGGAATCCGTTGCGAGTTTTGGCGGAATCCAGCTTGTAGATAGGACAAAACAAGCTGTCGTCGGTCTTGAAATCAATGCCAATCATGTAAGGAGTGTCCGTTCTGGTTTGGTTACTGCAGAAGGGAACATAATCCATCGCGGGAAGACGACGATGGTATGGGACGTGAAAATCCGTGATGAAGAGGATCGTCTTATCTGCATTTCACGCTGTACATTGGCCGTTATCGACTTACCAAAGTGA
- a CDS encoding 5' nucleotidase, NT5C type, translating into MKFGFDIDDTLINLREFAFHLYNKKLDMNIELTKFRALKTLEIHEAFGLDKKAGGKMWNSLAEEVYYSSCPAFEGAVETLQELERDGHEVYYITARKAEHGERTKKWLIENGFPVKDDQFYCGMKDHEKIDTIRRLELDYYFDDKPAVLETLLDIPTKVYAMDNSYNRDLDIPRLTSWFELKEILSK; encoded by the coding sequence ATGAAATTCGGTTTTGATATTGACGATACCCTTATTAATTTGAGGGAGTTCGCTTTCCATCTTTATAATAAAAAGCTTGATATGAACATAGAGTTAACGAAATTCAGAGCTTTAAAGACGTTAGAGATCCATGAAGCTTTCGGGCTTGATAAAAAGGCTGGGGGCAAGATGTGGAACAGCCTTGCCGAGGAAGTGTATTATTCATCCTGTCCAGCCTTCGAGGGAGCAGTGGAAACGCTGCAGGAGCTTGAACGCGATGGCCATGAAGTCTATTACATCACAGCCAGAAAAGCGGAGCATGGTGAACGGACGAAAAAATGGTTGATTGAAAACGGCTTTCCCGTTAAGGATGACCAATTTTACTGCGGCATGAAGGATCATGAAAAAATTGATACGATTCGCAGATTGGAATTGGATTATTATTTTGATGATAAACCGGCAGTGCTGGAAACTTTATTGGATATCCCAACGAAAGTGTATGCAATGGATAACTCCTATAACAGGGATTTGGATATTCCAAGACTGACAAGCTGGTTTGAATTAAAAGAAATACTCTCCAAATAA